A section of the Streptomyces sp. CG1 genome encodes:
- a CDS encoding acyl-CoA dehydrogenase family protein — MDFTFTEEQRAAAEAARGVFTGVVPDAVPSPALTTGAVAEGFDRELWSRLAEADLLSLLLDEAYGGSGLDAIALCLVLRESAKVLARVPLLEHSAAAAAVQAYGGPELTQRLLARAGRGELVLTVAANGRSGHDPAELAVGARRDGTEWVLDGVQTAVPWAYEADFVVVPAHLAGTAAERTVLALVPCERDGVVLAEQVSTSGERLAELRLASVRIDVGDVIEAEGVWEWLHALLATGTCALALGLGERVLDMTAEYTGKREQFGYPIATFQAVAVQAADRYIDLRAMEATLWQAAWRIASGASGALPAAGDVAVAKIWAAEGVRRVVQTAQHLHGGFGADTDCPLHRYHAWAKHLELALGPASAHEERLGDLLAAHPLG, encoded by the coding sequence GTGGACTTCACCTTCACCGAGGAGCAGCGGGCGGCGGCCGAGGCGGCGCGCGGGGTGTTCACCGGCGTGGTACCGGACGCGGTGCCCAGCCCGGCGCTCACCACCGGTGCCGTGGCCGAGGGTTTCGACCGGGAGCTGTGGTCCCGGCTGGCCGAGGCGGATCTGCTGAGCCTGCTGCTCGACGAGGCATACGGCGGTTCCGGTCTGGACGCGATCGCGCTGTGCCTGGTGCTGCGCGAGTCGGCCAAGGTGCTCGCCCGGGTGCCGCTGCTGGAGCACAGCGCGGCGGCAGCGGCCGTACAGGCCTATGGCGGGCCGGAGTTGACGCAGCGGCTCCTGGCGCGGGCCGGCCGGGGCGAGCTGGTGCTGACGGTCGCGGCGAACGGCCGTAGCGGCCACGACCCGGCCGAACTGGCCGTCGGCGCAAGGCGGGACGGTACGGAATGGGTGCTGGACGGGGTGCAGACGGCGGTGCCGTGGGCGTACGAGGCGGACTTCGTCGTCGTACCGGCACATCTGGCGGGGACGGCTGCCGAGCGGACCGTGCTCGCGCTGGTGCCGTGTGAGCGGGACGGGGTGGTCCTCGCCGAGCAGGTGTCCACCAGCGGGGAGCGGCTGGCCGAACTGCGGCTGGCGTCCGTGCGGATCGACGTGGGTGATGTCATCGAGGCCGAGGGTGTCTGGGAGTGGCTGCATGCGCTGCTCGCCACCGGTACGTGCGCGCTGGCGCTCGGGCTGGGTGAGCGGGTGCTGGACATGACCGCCGAGTACACCGGGAAGCGGGAGCAGTTCGGGTATCCGATCGCGACGTTCCAGGCGGTGGCCGTGCAGGCCGCGGACCGGTACATCGATCTGCGCGCCATGGAGGCGACCCTCTGGCAGGCCGCCTGGCGGATCGCGTCGGGGGCGTCGGGGGCACTGCCCGCTGCCGGGGATGTCGCGGTGGCGAAGATCTGGGCGGCGGAGGGGGTGCGCCGGGTGGTGCAGACGGCACAGCATCTGCACGGCGGGTTCGGCGCCGACACCGACTGTCCGCTGCACCGGTATCACGCCTGGGCCAAGCACCTGGAGCTGGCGCTCGGCCCGGCGTCGGCACACGAGGAGAGGCTCGGGGATCTGCTGGCCGCGCATCCGCTGGGCTGA
- the paaA gene encoding 1,2-phenylacetyl-CoA epoxidase subunit PaaA: MATAAAQRTARTPADGAPDTVDTAAYQHAFDAAVAADERIEPRDWMPDAYRATLVRQIAQHAHSEIIGMQPEANWITRAPSLRRKAILMAKVQDEAGHGLYLYSAAETLGTSRDELLDKLHSGRQKYSSIFNYPTLTWADVGAIGWLVDGAAITNQVPLCRCSYGPYARAMVRICKEESFHQRQGYELLLALSKGTPEQHAMAQDAVNRWWWPSLMMFGPPDDASQHSAQSMEWKIKRHSNDELRQRFVDICVPQAESLGLTLPDPDLRWNEERGHHDFGPIDWTEFWEVLKGNGPCNEQRITQRRRAHDEGAWVREAAAAYAAKHTGGTGETAHRTGETGAERA, encoded by the coding sequence ATGGCCACAGCAGCCGCGCAGCGCACGGCCCGCACACCGGCGGACGGCGCACCGGACACCGTCGACACGGCGGCCTACCAGCACGCCTTCGACGCGGCCGTGGCCGCCGACGAACGCATCGAGCCCCGCGACTGGATGCCGGACGCCTACCGCGCGACGCTGGTCCGGCAGATCGCCCAGCACGCGCACTCCGAGATCATCGGCATGCAGCCCGAGGCCAACTGGATCACCCGCGCCCCCTCACTGCGCCGCAAGGCGATCCTGATGGCCAAGGTGCAGGACGAAGCCGGCCACGGCCTGTATCTGTACAGCGCCGCCGAGACCCTCGGCACCAGCCGCGACGAACTGCTCGACAAGCTGCACAGCGGCCGCCAGAAATACTCCTCGATCTTCAACTACCCGACCCTGACCTGGGCCGACGTCGGCGCGATCGGCTGGCTGGTGGACGGCGCCGCGATCACGAACCAGGTCCCGCTGTGCCGCTGCTCCTACGGCCCGTACGCCCGCGCGATGGTCCGGATCTGCAAGGAGGAGTCCTTCCACCAGCGCCAGGGCTACGAACTGCTGCTGGCCCTCAGCAAGGGCACCCCCGAGCAGCACGCGATGGCACAGGACGCGGTGAACCGCTGGTGGTGGCCCTCGCTGATGATGTTCGGCCCGCCCGACGACGCCTCCCAGCACTCGGCGCAGTCGATGGAATGGAAGATCAAGCGCCACTCCAACGACGAACTGCGCCAGCGCTTCGTCGACATCTGCGTCCCCCAGGCCGAGTCCCTGGGACTCACGCTCCCCGACCCGGACCTGCGGTGGAACGAGGAGCGCGGACACCACGACTTCGGCCCCATCGACTGGACGGAGTTCTGGGAGGTCCTCAAGGGCAACGGCCCGTGCAACGAACAGCGGATCACCCAGCGTCGGCGCGCCCACGACGAGGGCGCCTGGGTACGCGAAGCGGCCGCCGCCTACGCGGCCAAGCACACCGGCGGCACCGGTGAGACAGCACACAGGACAGGCGAGACAGGAGCGGAGCGAGCATGA
- a CDS encoding NAD(P)H-binding protein: MTGTGTTLVIGATGTTGSRTVARLAAARHRVRAASRRATRLPGAEAVRFDWYDPATHGAALAAAARVYLVPPVGDPDPAAVMLPFLQRARAAGVQRAVLLSSSAIPEGGPGVGAVHQALPGLFGQWAVLRPSWFMQNFTGAHAHAQSIREDGVILTATGTGRVGFVDAEDIAAAAVRALTDDRAPNTDPVLTGPEALGYDDIAAVVTEVTGRPVVHRQLTYEQLRDRLAAQLPPEFATLLAGMDRAIAQGAENRTTDAVQRLTGRPPHSFRAVAERELNHR; the protein is encoded by the coding sequence ATGACCGGCACCGGCACCACCCTGGTCATCGGCGCCACCGGCACCACCGGCAGCCGTACCGTGGCGCGGCTGGCCGCCGCCCGCCACCGTGTGCGGGCCGCGAGCCGCCGGGCCACCCGGCTCCCGGGCGCGGAAGCGGTCCGCTTCGACTGGTACGACCCCGCCACCCACGGCGCCGCCCTCGCCGCAGCCGCACGCGTCTACCTCGTCCCGCCGGTCGGCGACCCGGACCCGGCCGCCGTCATGCTGCCCTTCCTCCAGCGGGCCCGCGCCGCGGGCGTGCAGCGCGCCGTACTGCTCAGCTCCTCGGCCATCCCCGAAGGCGGCCCGGGAGTGGGGGCGGTGCACCAGGCCCTGCCCGGCCTGTTCGGCCAGTGGGCCGTCCTGCGGCCCTCCTGGTTCATGCAGAACTTCACCGGGGCGCACGCCCATGCCCAGAGCATCCGCGAGGACGGCGTCATCCTGACCGCGACCGGGACCGGCAGGGTCGGATTCGTCGACGCCGAGGACATCGCCGCCGCAGCCGTCCGTGCCCTGACCGACGACCGTGCGCCCAACACCGATCCAGTCCTGACCGGACCGGAGGCCCTCGGCTACGACGACATCGCCGCCGTAGTCACAGAGGTCACCGGCCGGCCCGTGGTCCACCGGCAGCTGACGTACGAGCAGCTGCGGGACCGGCTGGCCGCGCAACTGCCGCCGGAGTTCGCCACCTTGCTGGCCGGGATGGACCGCGCCATCGCCCAGGGCGCCGAGAACCGCACCACCGACGCCGTCCAACGGCTCACCGGCCGCCCGCCGCACAGCTTCCGGGCGGTCGCCGAACGCGAACTGAACCATCGTTAG
- the paaC gene encoding 1,2-phenylacetyl-CoA epoxidase subunit PaaC, producing the protein MTATGPATVPVTAALALGDDALVLSHRLGEWAGHAPVLEEEVALANIALDLLGQARVLLSLAGDEDELAYLREERAFRNLQLVEQPNSDFAHTIARQLYFSTYQQLLYAELAAGDGPFAPLAAKAVKEVAYHRDHAEQWTLRLGDGTETSHERMRHASAALWKFTGEMFQPIEGLDADWAGLDQRWQESIEDVLERATLPLPEGSRTGAWSAGAGRQGLHTEPFGRMLAEMQHLHRSHPGASW; encoded by the coding sequence GTGACCGCCACCGGCCCCGCCACCGTCCCGGTGACCGCCGCGCTCGCCCTCGGCGACGACGCCCTGGTGCTCTCCCACCGGCTGGGGGAGTGGGCCGGGCACGCCCCCGTCCTGGAGGAGGAGGTCGCCCTCGCCAACATCGCCCTCGATCTGCTCGGCCAGGCACGCGTCCTGCTGTCCCTGGCCGGCGACGAGGACGAACTGGCCTACCTGCGCGAGGAGCGGGCCTTCCGCAACCTCCAGCTGGTCGAGCAGCCGAACAGCGACTTCGCCCACACGATCGCCCGCCAGCTGTACTTCTCCACCTACCAACAGCTCCTCTACGCCGAACTGGCCGCCGGCGACGGCCCGTTCGCGCCCCTCGCCGCGAAGGCGGTCAAGGAGGTCGCCTACCACCGCGACCACGCCGAGCAGTGGACCCTCCGCCTCGGCGACGGCACGGAAACCAGCCACGAGCGGATGCGCCACGCCAGCGCGGCCCTGTGGAAGTTCACCGGTGAAATGTTCCAGCCGATCGAGGGCCTGGACGCCGACTGGGCCGGCCTGGACCAGCGCTGGCAGGAGTCCATCGAAGACGTCCTCGAGCGTGCCACGCTGCCCCTCCCCGAGGGTTCGCGCACCGGCGCCTGGTCGGCCGGCGCCGGCCGACAGGGCCTGCACACCGAGCCGTTCGGGCGGATGCTCGCCGAGATGCAGCATCTGCACCGCAGCCACCCGGGGGCGTCATGGTGA
- a CDS encoding DUF2252 domain-containing protein, giving the protein MTGAGGEVADAVGAVARGTRRLPRVSGFAQWPRQGSPKEEGKALRTSVPRRAHRTLDLDAARPDAVHAVTESNAGRIPELTPIRVGRMTATPFAFLRGSAGLMAYDLARTPMTRIGTQICGDAHAANFGLYGDPRGGLVIDLNDFDETVHGPWEWDLKRLATSLVLAGREAGADEDTCRAAAQDAAGAYRRTMRLLAKLPVLDAWNAIADEELVSHTDAHDLLGTLQRVSEKARANTSGRFAAKSTEAVEDGGRRFMDAAPVLRRIPDEEAHAVAASLESYIHTLSEDRHPLLARHAVHDVAFRVVGTGSVGTRSYVVLLLDHREQPLVLQVKEARPSVLVPHLATVGFETPPVDHEGRRVVLGQKRMQVVSDILLGWTTVDGRPFQVRQFRNRKGSVDPAALAADQVDDYGRMTGALLARAHSHSADPRLIAGYCGKNDELDEAIAAFAAAYADRTEADHAELVAAVRAGNIAAELGV; this is encoded by the coding sequence GTGACCGGTGCCGGTGGGGAAGTGGCGGACGCGGTGGGCGCGGTGGCGCGGGGCACGCGCCGGCTGCCCCGGGTGAGCGGGTTCGCCCAATGGCCGCGACAGGGCTCGCCCAAGGAGGAGGGCAAGGCGCTGCGCACGAGCGTCCCGCGCCGTGCACACCGCACCCTCGACCTGGACGCCGCCCGCCCCGACGCGGTGCACGCCGTCACCGAGTCCAACGCCGGCCGTATCCCCGAGCTGACGCCCATCCGCGTCGGCCGGATGACGGCCACCCCGTTCGCCTTCCTGCGCGGCTCGGCCGGACTCATGGCGTACGACCTGGCCCGCACCCCCATGACCAGGATCGGCACCCAGATATGCGGAGACGCCCACGCGGCCAACTTCGGCCTGTACGGCGACCCCCGCGGCGGTCTCGTCATCGACCTCAACGACTTCGACGAGACCGTGCACGGCCCCTGGGAGTGGGATCTCAAACGGCTCGCCACCTCGCTGGTGCTCGCCGGACGGGAGGCCGGCGCCGACGAGGACACCTGCCGCGCGGCCGCTCAGGACGCGGCCGGCGCCTACCGCCGCACCATGCGGCTGCTGGCCAAGCTGCCGGTCCTCGACGCGTGGAACGCCATCGCCGACGAGGAACTGGTCTCCCACACCGACGCCCACGACCTCCTCGGCACGCTGCAGCGGGTCTCCGAGAAGGCCCGCGCCAACACCAGCGGCCGGTTCGCGGCGAAGTCGACCGAGGCGGTAGAGGACGGCGGACGCCGGTTCATGGACGCCGCGCCCGTGCTGCGCCGGATCCCCGACGAGGAGGCCCACGCGGTCGCCGCGTCCCTGGAGTCGTACATCCACACGCTCAGCGAGGACCGGCACCCGTTGCTCGCCCGGCACGCCGTGCACGACGTGGCCTTCCGGGTCGTCGGCACCGGCAGCGTCGGCACCCGTTCCTACGTCGTGCTGCTCCTCGATCACCGTGAGCAGCCGCTGGTGCTCCAGGTGAAGGAGGCCAGGCCCTCGGTCCTGGTCCCGCATCTGGCCACGGTCGGCTTCGAGACACCGCCGGTGGACCACGAGGGCCGCCGGGTGGTCCTGGGCCAGAAGCGGATGCAGGTCGTCAGCGACATCCTGCTCGGCTGGACGACCGTCGACGGGCGCCCCTTCCAGGTCCGCCAGTTCCGCAACCGCAAGGGCAGCGTCGACCCCGCCGCCCTCGCCGCCGACCAGGTCGACGACTACGGCCGGATGACCGGCGCCCTGCTGGCCCGCGCCCACTCCCACAGCGCCGACCCGCGGCTGATCGCCGGGTACTGCGGCAAGAACGACGAACTGGACGAGGCGATCGCCGCCTTCGCCGCCGCCTACGCCGACCGCACGGAGGCGGATCACGCGGAACTGGTGGCGGCGGTGCGGGCGGGAAACATCGCGGCCGAGCTGGGGGTATGA
- the paaD gene encoding 1,2-phenylacetyl-CoA epoxidase subunit PaaD: protein MVTATALEAELLELAGSVPDPELPVLTLQELGVVRAVHVHSGDAVEVDLTPTYTGCPAIEAMSMDIERVLRAHGMREVTVRTVLSPAWTTDDISPEGRQKLQEFGITPPRVRDASGPVPLALGPTRTNATGTEAIRCPHCGSADTELLSRFSSTACKALRRCLACREPFDHFKEL from the coding sequence ATGGTGACCGCCACCGCCCTGGAGGCGGAGCTGCTGGAGCTGGCCGGCTCGGTGCCCGACCCCGAACTGCCGGTGCTCACGCTCCAGGAGCTGGGCGTGGTGCGCGCGGTGCACGTCCACAGCGGCGACGCGGTCGAGGTCGACCTGACCCCCACCTACACCGGCTGCCCCGCCATCGAGGCGATGAGCATGGACATCGAACGGGTGCTGCGCGCCCACGGCATGCGTGAGGTCACGGTCCGCACGGTGCTCTCCCCCGCCTGGACGACCGACGACATCAGCCCCGAAGGGCGACAAAAACTCCAGGAGTTCGGCATCACCCCCCCGCGCGTGCGCGACGCCTCCGGCCCGGTTCCGCTGGCCCTCGGCCCGACGCGCACGAACGCGACGGGCACCGAAGCCATCCGCTGCCCGCACTGCGGCTCCGCCGACACCGAGTTGCTGAGCAGGTTCTCCTCCACCGCGTGCAAGGCGCTGCGCCGCTGCCTGGCCTGCCGTGAACCGTTCGACCACTTCAAGGAGTTGTGA
- a CDS encoding rhodanese-like domain-containing protein: protein MNFAARVPTVEITDLKDGDFLLDVREDDEWQAGHAEGALHIPISEFVARYGELTEAAPQDGRVHVICRSGGRSAQVTMYLVQQGIDAVNVDGGMQVWQAAGRPVTTDEGEPGFVL from the coding sequence ATGAATTTCGCAGCTCGGGTACCCACGGTCGAGATCACGGACCTCAAGGACGGCGACTTCCTGCTGGACGTCCGCGAGGACGACGAATGGCAGGCGGGCCATGCCGAGGGAGCGCTGCACATCCCCATCAGCGAGTTCGTGGCCCGCTACGGCGAGCTGACCGAGGCCGCCCCGCAGGACGGCCGCGTTCACGTCATCTGCCGCTCCGGCGGCCGCTCGGCCCAGGTCACCATGTACCTGGTCCAGCAGGGCATCGACGCGGTGAACGTCGACGGCGGCATGCAGGTCTGGCAGGCAGCGGGCCGCCCGGTGACCACGGATGAGGGCGAGCCCGGGTTCGTTCTGTAG
- a CDS encoding 2Fe-2S iron-sulfur cluster-binding protein gives MARFHPLPVAAVDRITDDSVALTFTVPPELREEYRHAPGQHLAVRRQVDGTEIRRTYSICSPAPDPAAAGPDTLRVGVRLVEGGAFSAYALKEINVGDVLEVMTPAGRFTLEPAPGLYAAVVGGSGITPVLSIVSTLLAREQAARFCLIRSDRTAASTMFLEEVADLKDRYPERFQLVTVLSREEQQAGLPSGRLDRERLSGLLPALLPVDRVAGWFLCGPYGLVRGAEQALRELAVDRSRIHQEIFHVDAGSSPATGVRTPEHSTVTARLDGRGGTWPVQEGESLLETVLRNRPDAPYACKGGVCGTCRAFLVSGEVRMDRNFALETEETEAGYVLACQSHPLTERVELDFDR, from the coding sequence ATGGCGCGCTTCCACCCGCTCCCGGTGGCCGCGGTCGACCGGATCACCGACGACTCCGTCGCCCTCACCTTCACCGTCCCGCCCGAGCTGCGCGAGGAGTACCGGCACGCACCCGGTCAGCACCTCGCGGTGCGCCGGCAGGTCGACGGCACCGAGATACGGCGCACCTACTCGATCTGCTCCCCCGCGCCCGACCCGGCCGCCGCGGGTCCGGACACCCTGCGGGTGGGTGTGCGCCTGGTGGAGGGCGGAGCCTTCTCCGCCTACGCACTGAAGGAGATCAACGTCGGTGACGTGCTGGAGGTGATGACCCCGGCCGGCCGCTTCACCCTGGAACCGGCACCGGGGCTGTACGCGGCGGTCGTCGGCGGCAGCGGCATCACCCCGGTGCTGTCCATCGTCTCCACGCTGCTCGCGCGCGAGCAGGCGGCCCGGTTCTGCCTGATACGCAGTGACCGCACGGCGGCCTCCACAATGTTCCTGGAGGAGGTCGCCGACCTGAAGGACCGCTACCCCGAGCGGTTTCAGCTGGTGACCGTGCTCTCCCGCGAGGAGCAGCAAGCGGGCCTGCCGTCCGGCCGGCTCGACCGCGAGCGGCTCAGCGGGCTGCTGCCCGCGCTGCTGCCGGTCGACCGGGTCGCGGGCTGGTTCCTGTGCGGGCCGTACGGGCTGGTGCGGGGCGCGGAGCAGGCGCTGCGCGAGTTGGCCGTGGACCGCTCCCGCATCCACCAGGAGATCTTCCATGTGGACGCGGGCTCGTCACCGGCCACCGGCGTCCGGACCCCCGAGCACAGCACGGTCACCGCCCGGCTCGACGGACGCGGCGGCACCTGGCCGGTCCAGGAGGGCGAGTCCCTGCTGGAGACGGTCCTGCGCAACCGCCCCGACGCGCCCTACGCCTGCAAGGGCGGAGTCTGCGGGACCTGTCGCGCGTTCCTGGTCTCCGGCGAGGTCCGCATGGACCGCAACTTCGCCCTGGAAACGGAGGAAACGGAAGCCGGCTATGTACTGGCCTGTCAGTCGCACCCGCTGACGGAACGGGTGGAGCTGGACTTCGACCGCTGA
- the paaB gene encoding 1,2-phenylacetyl-CoA epoxidase subunit PaaB — MSTTDWPLWEVFVRSRRGLSHTHAGSLHAPDAELALRNARDLYTRRGEGVSIWVVPAAAITASSPDEKDPFFEPAADKPYRHPTFYEIPEGVKHL; from the coding sequence ATGAGCACCACCGACTGGCCCCTGTGGGAGGTCTTCGTGCGCTCCCGGCGCGGCCTCTCCCACACCCACGCCGGCAGCCTGCACGCCCCCGACGCGGAGCTGGCCCTGCGCAACGCCCGCGATCTGTACACGCGCCGCGGCGAGGGCGTGTCGATCTGGGTCGTCCCGGCCGCCGCGATCACCGCGTCCTCGCCGGACGAGAAGGACCCGTTCTTCGAACCGGCCGCCGACAAGCCCTACCGGCACCCGACCTTCTACGAGATCCCGGAAGGGGTGAAGCACCTGTGA
- a CDS encoding nuclear transport factor 2 family protein → MPTPTPTCTAPEDLYRHSLRLLLDKDIAGWVGLWAEDGVMEFPFAPPGWPGRLQGREAIAAYMRAYPDHIDLHEFPGLRIHRTAAPETIVVEMRGVGRLVETGAPFDMTYIAVVSVRDGRFTSYRDYWNPLAVQQPGLDFAGSGAR, encoded by the coding sequence ATGCCCACACCCACACCCACGTGCACCGCACCGGAAGACCTCTACCGCCACAGCCTCCGGCTGCTCCTCGACAAGGACATCGCCGGGTGGGTCGGCCTGTGGGCCGAGGACGGCGTCATGGAGTTCCCCTTCGCGCCGCCGGGATGGCCCGGGCGGCTGCAGGGCCGGGAGGCGATCGCCGCCTATATGCGCGCCTATCCCGACCACATCGACCTGCACGAGTTCCCCGGGCTGCGCATCCACCGCACCGCCGCCCCGGAGACGATCGTGGTCGAGATGCGCGGCGTGGGCCGCCTGGTCGAGACCGGGGCGCCCTTCGACATGACCTACATCGCCGTCGTGTCGGTCCGGGACGGACGCTTCACCTCGTACCGCGACTACTGGAACCCCCTCGCCGTCCAGCAACCCGGCCTGGACTTCGCCGGGAGCGGTGCCCGATGA